The genomic DNA GCGACGCTCGCCGCCGCCCTGGACTCCGGCCGCCTGCCGGGGGCCGGGCGGCGGGTGCTGCTGGTGGCGAACAACGCGCCGGTGCCCGAGACGGCGCCGCCGCTCGACCGGATGCCGGGCTTCGAGCGGCTGCGCGGCCGGTTCGACTCGGTGCTGTCCTGGAACGAGGCGATCGCGCCGCTCCACCCGGCCGGCTGGACGCCCCGCCCCGACGACGTGCCGCTGTGGGAGCGGTACCTGCGGCTGCTGTGGGGGCTGGGCGACGAGCGGGTCGAGCTGGTGGTGGAGTCGTTGCAGGTGGCGCCCGCACTGGCGCTGGCGCGGCTGTTCCCCGACGCGCCGCTCGACGTGTACGCGGACGGGCTGATGAGTTACGGCCCGACCCGGGTGCGGCTCGACCCGCTGGTCGGGGAGCGGGTGCGGCGGGTGCTGCACCCGGAGCTGGTGCCGGGCCTGCGGCCGCTGCTGCTGGCGGAGTTCGGCGCCGAGCCGGTGGTGGTGCCGGAGGGCGGGTTCACCGGGGTGCTGGACGAGCTGGCCGGGCCCGAGGGGCTGCCGGAGGTGCCGGACCGGGGCGGCGCGCTGCTGCTGGGGCAGTACCTGGCCGCGCTGGACCTCCTCTCCCCCGCCGAGGAGGAGGAGTCGCACCTGCGGATGGTGCGGGGCGCCGTCGCCCTCGGACACCGCCGGCTGGTGTTCAAGCCGCACCCGGTGGCCCCGCCGTCCTGGACGCGGACGCTGGAGCGGGAGGCGGAGGCGCTGGGCGCGGAGCTGACGGTGCTGGAGCGGCCGGTGCTGGCGGAGGTCGTGTTCCGGCGGATGCGGCCCGACCTGGTGGTGGGCTGCTTCTCGACGGCACTGTTCACGGCGGCCCGCTTCCACGGCATCCCGGTGGCGCGGACCGGCACCGGTCTGCTGCTGGAGCGGCTCACGCCGTACGAGAACAGCAACCGGGTGCCGGCGACCCTCGCCGACGTGCTCCTCCCCGACCTGGACGCGGGCGCGGCCGGGCCGGCGCGGGCGGCGGACGCGGAGGTGACCGCGCTGGTCGAGGCGGTGGGGTACGCGATGCGGCCCCGGGTGCGCCCCGACCTGCGCCCGGCGGCCGAGCGGTACCTGTCGGGCGCCGGGCCGGAGCACGTGGCGCGGTACTTCCGGCGCCGCAGGCTCACCGCCCTGGGGCTGCCGGGCGGCCTGCCGGCCTCCGGCAGCCGCACCGCCCGCCGCCTCGTCCGCCGGGCCTTGCGCCGCTCCCCCCGCCTCCGCTCCCTGGGCCGCCGCCTGGTGTCCTGACGGGCCCGCGCCGCCGCCGGCCGGCGTCCGGGACGCCGTCGCGGTACCGGGCCACCGCACCACGGGCGCACCGGACCGAGCGGAGGGCGGCGGGAACCGCGGTGAGGACGACCGCGCCCGCCGGGAGGCACGACAGACGGCCGCATGGGCAGGCCGGCGCCTCGAAAGCCCCGAAGCGCCGCACCTT from Streptomyces sp. MRC013 includes the following:
- a CDS encoding alpha-2,8-polysialyltransferase family protein; translation: MTVQLLYASSLYGAATLAAALDSGRLPGAGRRVLLVANNAPVPETAPPLDRMPGFERLRGRFDSVLSWNEAIAPLHPAGWTPRPDDVPLWERYLRLLWGLGDERVELVVESLQVAPALALARLFPDAPLDVYADGLMSYGPTRVRLDPLVGERVRRVLHPELVPGLRPLLLAEFGAEPVVVPEGGFTGVLDELAGPEGLPEVPDRGGALLLGQYLAALDLLSPAEEEESHLRMVRGAVALGHRRLVFKPHPVAPPSWTRTLEREAEALGAELTVLERPVLAEVVFRRMRPDLVVGCFSTALFTAARFHGIPVARTGTGLLLERLTPYENSNRVPATLADVLLPDLDAGAAGPARAADAEVTALVEAVGYAMRPRVRPDLRPAAERYLSGAGPEHVARYFRRRRLTALGLPGGLPASGSRTARRLVRRALRRSPRLRSLGRRLVS